From one Oncorhynchus keta strain PuntledgeMale-10-30-2019 chromosome 30, Oket_V2, whole genome shotgun sequence genomic stretch:
- the rap2c gene encoding ras-related protein Rap-2c — protein sequence MKEYKVVVLGSGGVGKSALTVQFVTGTFIEKYDPTIEDFYRKEIEVDSSPSVLEILDTAGTEQFASMRDLYIKNGQGFILVYSLVNQQSFQDIRPMRDQIVRVKRFEKVPLILVGNKVDLESEREVAGADGRALAQEWGCPFIETSAKSKTMVDELFAEIVRQMNYATLPEKQEQCCTACVVQ from the exons ATGAAGGAGTACAAAGTGGTTGTGTTGGGAAGCGGAGGCGTTGGCAAGTCCGCGCTGACTGTCCAGTTTGTCACGGGCACGTTCATCGAAAAATATGACCCTACAATTGAGGACTTCTATCGGAAAGAGATTGAAGTGGACTCGTCGCCTTCGGTGTTGGAGATCCTTGACACGGCAGGGACAGAACAGTTCGCCTCCATGAGAGACCTGTACATCAAGAACGGCCAGGGTTTCATACTTGTCTACAGTCTCGTCAATCAACAGTCTTTTCAG GACATCAGGCCGATGCGAGACCAGATCGTGCGGGTCAAGCGCTTTGAGAAGGTGCCACTGATCCTGGTGGGCAACAAGGTGGACCTGGAGTCTGAGAGGGAGGTTGCAGGTGCAGACGGTCGGGCCCTGGCTCAGGAGTGGGGCTGCCCCTTCATCGAGACCTCAGCCAAGAGCAAGACCATGGTGGACGAGCTGTTTGCTGAGATCGTCCGTCAGATGAACTATGCCACACTGCCAGAGAAACAGGAGCAGTGCTGCACGGCCTGTGTGGTGCAGTAA